A genomic region of Rhipicephalus sanguineus isolate Rsan-2018 chromosome 3, BIME_Rsan_1.4, whole genome shotgun sequence contains the following coding sequences:
- the LOC119385947 gene encoding LOW QUALITY PROTEIN: growth arrest-specific protein 1-like (The sequence of the model RefSeq protein was modified relative to this genomic sequence to represent the inferred CDS: deleted 2 bases in 2 codons), giving the protein MSACHAAFSALLLLVAAVACGRSSSSATPPDNNEDAPLVRTCEEVQMRCAQRKGCGSALHAYLYQCNEVIQAGASQCPVPCQRALAALTSTDEGRGLSDCECGENDVCRKSKLRVEVCREAVEKLTAPGARIPCSVAFWMCEAEPQCGTALAYYYRYCRGAFHGKRCTPRCNNSLAILNRQPRSDTLRSCYCDGSEDFPCQKIRDRTDQLCYGRQEPSTTPKPGSAGTAVHPTGWPQLTLAVTLLLLVSFATRCGLCSVSDVT; this is encoded by the exons ATGAGTGCCTGTCACGCCGCTTTCTCGGCCCTGTTGCTGCTCGTCGCGGCGGTCGCCTGTGGCCGGTCGTCGTCCTCGGCCACGCCGCCGGACAACAACGAGGACGCGCCTCTGGTGCGTACCTGCGAGGAAGTGCAGATGCGGTGCGCACAGCGCAAGGGATGCGGCTCGGCGTTGCACGCCTACCTGTACCAGTGCAACGAAGTGATCCAGGCGGGTGCCTCGCAGTGTCCCGTGCCCTGTCAGCGCGCGCTGGCCGCTCTCACGTCGACGGACGAAGGTCGCGGCCTGTCCGACTGCGAGTGCGGCGAGAACGACGTGTGCCGCAAGAGCAAGCTGCGCGTCGAGGTGTGTCGCGAAGCCGTGGAGAAACTGACCGCTCCGGGAGCGCGGATCCCGTGCAGCGTAGCT TTCTGGATGTGCGAGGCCGAGCCCCAGTGCGGCACGGCGCTCGCCTACTACTACCGCTACTGCCGC GGcgcgttccacggcaagcggtgcACGCCGCGTTGCAACAATAGCCTGGCCATCCTCAACAGGCAGCCGCGATCGGACACGCTACGTTCGTGCTACTGCGACGGCTCCGAGGATTTTCCCTGTCAAAAGATCCGCGACAGGACAGACCAGTTGTGTTACGGCAGGCAGGAACCGTCGACGACACCCAAGCCCGGTTCTGCGGGAACCGCTGTGCATCCGACCGGGTGGCCCCAGCTGACACTCGCTGTCACGCTGCTGCTTCTCGTATCTTTTGCTACGCG